Proteins encoded by one window of Pecten maximus chromosome 15, xPecMax1.1, whole genome shotgun sequence:
- the LOC117343125 gene encoding aldo-keto reductase family 1 member C13-like, translating into MVSQLPIVKLAGLTFPYKQCLRHPTVSFYTHLVRRHYIFNTRHHIIKSTCILFEYIYLLKSNSEEVKTAVRIALDAGYRLFDTAFNYQNEDAIGEVLNDYLKANKIKREDLFISTKLGSVLTRPTDVQYSISESLRKLHLSYVDLFLIHFPVVLKKQNDPSNILPMIDGQFDNNGVVDFEGVWKEMEKLFDKGKARSIGVSNFNAAQVERIMNIARVKPVVNQGTR; encoded by the exons ATGGTATCGCAATTGCCGATTGTCAAATTAGCTGGCCTGACGTTTCCCTATAAACAATGCCTTAGACACCCTACTGTTTCATTCTATACCCATCTGGTTAGGCGCcattatatttttaatactCGACATCATATAATAAAATCTACCTGTATCTTGTTTGAATATATTTACTTGCTCAAGAGTAACTCCGAGGAGGTGAAGACGGCCGTCCGGATCGCTTTGGATGCTGGTTATCGCCTCTTTGACACTGCGTTCAACTATCAAAACGAGGACGCAATAGGCGAAGTCCTCAACGATTATCTTAAGgcaaacaaaatcaaaagggAGGACCTGTTTATATCGACAAAG CTAGGAAGCGTCCTTACTCGACCGACAGACGTCCAATACTCCATTTCAGAAAGTCTTAGAAAACTTCACCTCTCCTACGTTGATCTTTTCCTGATACACTTCCCTGTGGTGCTAAAG aaACAAAACGACCCTAGTAATATTCTTCCTATGATAGACGGTCAGTTTGACAATAATGGCGTAGTTGACTTTGAAGGTGTCTGGAAG GAGATGGAAAAACTCTTTGACAAAGGGAAAGCGAGGAGCATTGGTGTATCAAACTTTAATGCTGCACAAGTGGAACGCATCATGAACATCGCACGTGTAAAACCAGTAGTGAATCAG GGTACCAGGTGA